The genomic stretch tcttctctcGTCTTCTGGTCATTTCTAACTGGAGCTCTGTTAAACGTTGGCTGAGATCaaattaaaatcacaaaatGGGGGAAGACTACAAGGAAGACGGCCGACCTCCGACTCCGCCGTGTCCCTTTTGTCTTCCGCTTGAGGAGCATCAACGTCTTCCGATGCCGTCTCCACGTGGGCGGGTTCGGACGGTGCCGGAGAGGAGGGGCCCGGAGAGCCGGGAGGGGCATCTGCGGGCACACAGGCGGACGCCTCTGTTGGCGTCGGCGTGGAGCTGGAGGCTACGAGCTGCTTATTACTCTTTGATATTAAAGATGGTGGTCCGGCATCTGGGTATAAGAAAGACGCGTTAGAATCTGTTCTTCccaactatataaataaatcacaacacTGCAGGAAAATAATCCTCCACAACTATTTATTCCAATTTAGATTCTCAATCATTTTCcatcatatttttaaatatatagaagAATGTTTTCTTGTCTGGAAATTCAACTGTTTAGAAGAGTTTAGCAAACTAAAACATTTAGTTTTCCGCTTTTCAAGAAAAGCAAAATGTTAGATTATTATAAATTGAACGGTGTAATATACTTAGATGGTTCACTGACCTGATTGGGGATCAGGATTCGTGTTGTTCTTCACTGTTTTCACCTGTGACGAGaaaaaacctttttgaaacTCCCTGATTTATAATATCGTCATAAATAAACCTCTTTTCTCATCTTCACTGATCTTAAATGTAATGTCTGTCCAACATGAAGTTTGCATGCGCCTGCGTTCGTTTGTGAATCCAGACAGAAATTAAAACTAATTTTCCAAAAGTCTATTTTCAACGAAAATGATGATAACATCTATTATATGAACCTTCTTAAATTTAAAAGCTGACTTTAAATACTCTTAGTTTAATAGATAGCAGATTAACGAATGCCTCAAGAGTTGGAAGAACAGTGTAAAAAGTACCACGTATTACATCaaaatatagtttatatatatatatatatatatatatacatacacacacacatatatatataaaaataatattcaatATGCAGAATTGCTCATttcataataatgtatattatctAATTGGATTATAATTGATGCATTAGTGTATTTATCacattaatgttgcagctggtaaatgtGGTGCTCATTTGAACTACATCCTGCTGGGTAACTTCTTTATTTGCTCTTTGGGACCATAAAGCCTTAATTATAAAGCTCTTAACTGATAATAATACATCACAATGCATTAGTtgattatatttgtattgttgttattaagTTTAACCAAAGTGCAAAGTAATTAAAGTTAACAATTAAATGTAGCGgagtaaaaagtgcaatatttaagtataaaagtagcagaaaatgtaaaacacaagtaATATAGATGTACCACAGATTAGTAAATGTACACacagaagatatatatatatatatatatatttaccttcTTCTTGGGGACCGTTGAGGCCTCTGCCTCGATACAATACTCCAGGATCTTCTGAGTGGGTTTCCTCTTCCGCTTCTTCTCCAGCACGGGAACTTTTCCTGTGAATTAAATGTCACATAAAAACCCTGATTGTTATATATTTCATCAGTGGTTCCCAGACTTTACGGTTGGTTTATAGCAGcagatataattattatatttatattgtattgcaaAACCTGTGGTTTTAATAGTCACATATGGATGTAATGTTCGTGTGTCCACATTATTTTGGCCATTTACCCAGAAGACGTTTTACTTTACAGTTAAGtagcaaagaaagaaacaaaaaagacttCCTCACCTTCCTTGCGTTTGACGGGGCCTTCGGACAGCGAGACGTCAGATTCAGGAGGAGGGGTTAGTGTGTCTACGGAGAGCACCGGTGCTTCTTGGGGGGATGTGTTTTCAGTGCCGGGAATTTGTAGCTCAGagggcgctgctgctgctgcaatgtCCTCGGGAGGTGGCGTCTGTATTTCAGGAAGCGAGTTCACGGATGGCTGGTCGTGTGCGCTGTTGTCTGATTCCGGGGGTTCGGACATGGCCAAGATGGGCTGATTGTCCTGAGGAAACAAATGACGAGATTTCACTGTCAAATCGGTGATACGAGCTTCGTGTGTCGCTGGAAACAAGTGGTATTGGAAGCTTAATGCCATAGTAGTATGCATATTTAACGACATATAACTATAAAATTACAACAGATCTTACTTTGTATGAGTTTTACCTTTCCAATCAACTGGAGAGGCTTTTTGGTTTTCTTCCTGGTGGAGAAAATCTGATCATACTCTTCAGTCCATTCGATCAGCCTCTTGCTTGGTTTTCTAATTCGTTTATGTGCTGAAAAAGATATATAAGAACAGACACTAGCGTTTTTAAATCCCTGTTGTCTATAGGGTTACTAGACAGCAGAGTGCATTATCACACATATACCATAGCTACCTGTCACAGGCAAAGAGATTTGTAGTCGGAAGTTTCATGACCGAGAGTTAGCTTAACTGCTAGCATGTAGCAACCATACAAATAACTGTTGCTACGGATACCTGCAGTTTAATATATCAActgccattttatttttccacttcAACAAGCTGGTTATCTGTATATAACCACATTACTATGAGTTCAGGGGTGGTTTCCTGTCATGAGCTTGGATTAGCAATTCATTTGCGCTGAATACACCCAAAACTGTAGAAAATACTACAGAAAATAGTGTGCAAACAATGATAAACAATGTTACATTGCTTATCAGGTGGAAGCATCATCTACCATTTATGTATCACCTACAAAAACTATTACCTAGGCCCCATATAACGCCAATTGCATGCCAAATCAGGGGGCCAAACTACAATAATTACAACTTTGAGATGTTTTTCGAAATGCATCCAGGATCTCGTTCACATTGTGCTTTCCTACTTTGGGCAGACTCTAAAATTAGACTGTCCTTACCTTTTGGAGCCTTGTCACCTTCTCCAGCGTTGTGCATCAAGCTAGTGTTAGTCTCAGTGCAGTCTGCGTCAAGGCCATTTGGCTGTTCCAGACACAGCATAGTGTCGCACCCCCTCTGCTCCAAAGGCACCATGTTCTGTAGATTCTCATTTACTTTGCCCcacccatcctcctccatctcctccccaACTACTCCTTCACCACCGACAGCTTGCCTATTCCAGCAGCTGGTCTGTATGCCCAACAGGGACTGGACTCTTGATGAGCAATCCACTCCTGATGAAGAGTCCATTGCTGGcagtgactccagtcctgggaAACCAGGTCCAGATCTGGCAGGACGACAAGGCACTTTGCGGTTGGCTTTCTTTTTCACCGTGGTGGTGCTGCCCCTTCTGTTATAGGGCCTTTTGGACATCTGACTTGTGCTCTTCTCATTGTGTTTGATTACAATTTGGTCTGGACttaaatatagatttttatTACTATGTTCAATTTGTTGATCTTGGCCTGCGGGTGTCGCCTCCCCAGGCATCACTAAGGGTTCCTTCTTCACATGTGCACTTGGTGGCCCAATTTCCAGTTCTAAGGGGGtgccctctcgctctctcgtgTCATGCAAGTCCTTCAACATCATGAGAAAAGTGCTGAACTTGTAGTTTGTGTCTGGTTTGAAAGAGATGGGTTTACCATCGCCCCCATTTGTCAGGGACTGGAAGGATACCTCCTCCACATTTTTGAAGGCATTCATAAAAGAAAATGGTGAGGAAGGGGAGGACAAGGAGTGTATGCTAGAGGAAAGATCTTCTTTCTTTGCCTTTACCCTAGAAGTCAGCGGTATGAAGTCCATTGGAGGAGTTGAGGATATTGAGAGATCTTCATCTTCGCTCTTGACACCAACATCCGAGTCAGACAATGTCGAAGCGGGGGTACTACAGCTAGAAAAGATGTCCTGATCACACTCACCATTGTTATTGAGAGATTTAAGAGATTTCATTTTAGAGAAAAAGTCCAGTTTGGAGTTATGCGCAGAATTACACACATGTTCCTCAGCTTTTCTGTCTGGATTTAAGAGTTTTTGCTGCTCAGCCTCCTTTTGGGCTTTTTCCTGCTTCTTCTGATCCGCCTCCTGCATTGCCTTCAGGGCTCTGGTCATCAAGCGACTGCTGGCAGGGAGGTGGGCAGGCTGCTCTTGAAGTAGGACTTTATTGACTTCATCAAGAACCTGCTTTGATTTGTGGACAGTTTTCTTGGATTTTGCAGAACACAGGCCTTCGTGCACAGGAGCTTTCCTACAGGCTAAATTGCCATGCAGGTGAGAAGGTGGAGGGGTTGTACGAGTAGAGTTTTGCTCTGAACTGCCTAACTGTTCAGAGGACATGCTTGTTGCTTTGGATGCAGGAGTCTTCTTACATTCTGACTGTTCTGATTGGTTAGAGGATGAGTAAGTCACATTGCTTGGGCTTACATTTACAGTTTCTGGGATACGCAACTCAGACACACTTGCCACTTCTGAGGCAACTATAGTTTTACCTTGACGTGATTCTGACGAGAGACGAAGAATAGCAGTACCACCACTAGCTTTTAACTTCTTAACTGAGACCTTTGTGGATTCTGAACCGTCAGTCTGATCAATGGAGACCCTTGCCTTACCGTCAACCCAATCTGACGGTTTAGAGGACATTTTAGTCACAGTAGTATCTGGTGTTTTCTCATTCTTTGTACATCTAGGTTGGTCCTCGGGACTAATGGTAACTCTGGAGTTCAGGAACTTCCTACCTTTTATGTCCTTGCGTATCAATTTGACAAAAGGTAGCCTACACTTAGAAACcagacttgtttgtttgtctagACTTGCTAATAGGTCAGTAGTGTCAACATTTACAGTGGACACTGTATTCTTGTTACTTTCGTTTTCTTCTGCTTTGTCAGAAATCCTGTCAATTACGCAGACCTTTTTATCAGCCATAAAGTCAGAATGTTGAGTTTGACTGACTTTCTTTACACTCAACCTACTTTGGTTCATGAAACTTACTGGACTGGGCTCTAAGTCCTTTTTCACATCTGAGCAACCCAATTGGTCTGACGTTGAGCCAGTAACAATGTCAACTGTATTACTCACCGTCTGTCTAACCTTTGCATATCCACATTTGTCAGATGACACACCAGTCTCAACAGTGACAAGTGACCTCTGCTTGTCTGACAATCTTGACTGGAAAGTGGGACTGCCAGTTGTACTGAAAGGCCCATCAACAACTGGGatgtttttacactttaaatgtCCGTACTGTTCAGGTGACTGATTTGTTTCAGCAGGTACCGGAGTCTTATGCTTGTCTGACAATCTTGACTGGCCAGTGGAACTGCCAGTTGTACCCAAAGGCCCATCAACAACTGGGatgtttttacactttaaatgtCCGTACTGTTCAGGTGACTGATTTGTTTCAGCAGGTACCGGAGTCTTATGCTTGTCTGACAATCTTGACTGGCCAGTGGAACTGCCAGTTGTACCCAAAAGCCCATCAACAACTGGGgtatttttacactttaaatgtCCGTACTGTTCAGGTGACTGATTTGTTTCAGCAGGTACCGGAGTCTTATGCTTGTCTGACAATCTTGACTGGCCAGTGGGACTGCCAGTTGTACCCAAAGGCCCATCAACAACTGGGgtgtttttacactttaaatgtCCGTACTGTTCAGGTGACTGATTTGTTTCAGCAGGTACCGGAGTCTTATGCTTGTCTGACAATCTTGACTGGCCAGTGGAACTGCCAGTTGTACCAAAAGGCCCATCAACAACTGGGgtgtttttacactttaaatgtCCGTACTGTTCAGGTGACTGATTTGTTTCAGCAGGTACTGGAGTCTTATGCTTGTCTGACAACACTGACTGGTCAGTGGGCCCACCACTGGAGGAGGACGCACTAGGAATCTGATACTTTTTACTTACaatagagttttttttcttacaggGCACCTTACCAAACAGAGTGCGGTCTGGCACCGGACTGGATGTTTTAGGTCGTCTGTCTTTGCCGGATTTACTGAACCAAAGACCACTCTGAATCTCTGGCTGCTTTTTCACCTCTTTGACTACTGTAACAGATGGCTGAGTCGGAGCTAGCTTCGACTGACGTTCAAGTGCTTTGGGACACAAAATCTTAGGGACTGAGTCAAGGTCAGAATACGGGCACTCTCCATTGTCTTGATCTGATTGGTCAGGGCTATTATGCAACGTCTTTTTAGAGTTTTTACTACTCGTGTCCTTTGACGAtttacttgttttcttcttGCCAGAAGATTTCCTTAAAGTGCTTGTCTTTGCTGGAGTTGTACTTGGGGATGAAATGGATCCATTGGTAATGTGCAATGTCTCAGGAAGGGTTGGTGAAGTGGCGGGAGGAAAGGCTGGATGggccttgttttctctcttcggTGGAGAACTGTCATGGAAGGCATCGTCTAGAGACGAAGGAATGAAGGAAGCTATTTTGGGTCTCTCTTGGAGAACAGATTCAGCTTCTGCCACACTGGATTTCCAAGAGTCCTGAAAACGCTTTGCAATCTGCAGAAAGATAAAGGTAAACAATACTCAATCTTTTCACACATAATATACTAGTTTACAGAAGTATTTCTTAATTGTAAACTGAAGTCATTCCTGAACAAGTCTAAAACctttgttttattgtctaaGACGATGATCATCCAGCAATGATGATGATCGAGACCAACTTTTTATTAAGGGCATGCAAGCAGTGACTCATCATTCTTAAAATAGTAATTACAGTGTATTTGTAGTTCTGCTCCCTTTGCTTCCCCCTCCGGCGAAGTAGGGGGAGTTGTTCAAATTCAAAGCCTCCGTGGAAACTGTGAGTTGCTCTGTCCTCCACCCAGGTGAGCTCCACGGGCTCCCCAAAGGTCCTGACATGGTAGAGCCGACAGGGACGGTCACTCGGCTctaagacaacaacaaacatcagtCTCAATGTCTTGATATGAGATTTAAAACTACATAATCCTGCACAGGATATACATTTGTATGTCAGCTGAGCAAAATGCAAGAAAACCTGGACTCTCTACATAACTACAATCAAATGTGCATGCTCGTATGAGAATGATTTTCTTTTAGTATAGACAGTGGAAATAAAAGTAAACCACAATATCAGCAGTTTGTAGTATTTAACAAAACATTTCTAGCATCATAGTTCCTTGTTAATCATCTTTCATGCTCTGCTAGAACCAGCTGAGGATATCAATTTACTGCAGACCAAAACTATCAATGCAACGATTAAAGATAATCCTTATGCAATGTAGGCAATCACATGAAGTCAGCAATGTCTCTGGCCCACCTTTCACTTTGTGATAGATTCCCTGTGTCGGGTCAAGGGTCACCTCACACGGCCACCATGGTCTTCGGTTGAACTTTGCCCAAATAACTTCACCTTCTAAAAACTTCACCAGCGGCAAAGACTTTTTCTTGAAGCTGTTCTGCTGTCGACAACGTgacaatgaagaaagaaaactgcaATCAGACAAATGAAAATAAGACGGGTTTTGGGTTTTCACCAGATCACTGCTACACACGTGTTGGTCGCTTGTTATTTTAGGATGTCCATCATAACCTTGATGTGCATTTGCTCTACTTTCAAAGACATCAACATAGACATATTGCATAATCCATGAGGATTGTTGAACGATGGCAATCCTACATCTCTAGCTGTGCCAAACACCTGCTGATCCTCCAAGACAGTGTGTATAAATAACATAGTTCAGATCTATGAACAGTAACCAAAGAAGTACCTTTAATAGTGTTATAAGCTATGATAAGCTAACACACATTTTGAAGGTTAGTGTTCAAAATAGGAGACTACGAGGGATTTCTTTTACccatttgatttatatatatttttaccttGCTCTTGGACGcagtcattcagcatgaaaaaagcATAAAGAAGGACTAATTGACTAAAGTTGCTCAGATATTAAAAATACTGAGGttgagcttgttttttttaattttatgtgTGAGGTAAATGTCTTTTGCCTTCCTGTCTTGATTTGCTTTGTCGTTACGATTGTGTGTCTTttcatatccacacacacacacacacacacacacacacacacacacacacacacacacacacacacacacacacacacacacacacacacacacacacacacacacacacacacacacacacacacggtcaaaAGTTTCAGCTTCGGACCAACAATGTTCTCTACAAGCTTTATCTGAGGTCTAATTTTAGCCTTCCTTTGTACCACAACCGGTTTCAAACCCCAGTAGAAGAGAATCCCAACCTGGTCACACCTCATTTGTGTTAATAGGAGTGACTGCTCACAGCAGCAGGTTGAGAGGACATGTCGGGGTACATGAGCCGGCCTGAGTTATGACCGGCATGTCGCAGCAATGGCCAGAGGGCTGATAGTGGCTGCTGCTAggattgcatttaaaaaaaaaaggagtagcccaacattttgggaaacacgCTTATCCGCTTTCTTGCCAAGGGTTAGAAGAGAAAGTCAATCCAGGAAgcaggggaaacagctagcctccAGAGGTGTTCATTACATGTATGAATGAATCTTTATCACAGAATCTACGTAGTAAATGACGGTCTGCTGAGCTACTAGCCTTATAATCAGCGACTGTATATCTTTAGTTTTTCCCTCCAGGGGCTGTTAAATCGATGTTAAATCATAGGTCACAAAGCTAGAATGAATTATAGCGGTTTGTTTTCAAACACTCACCCTTTCATTGGTTTCTacataacaaataaagaaaatagacCTCCACAATAATGTTCTAATTGTGTGccattttgtaaaaataaaagccacgtAATCAATCACATCATGACCAGATAATCAATGTTGAGTTACTGAAATATTTGACCCCGTATACAAAGATATAACAGCGGTCCTAAATTGTATTCCTGGGGAACACTGCAATGACGAATTTCTGACCATACGATAAAAGCATCCAGGTCCTTCAAGACTCATTTCATAAATGCTGGGAAATACACCGATTCCCTTGGTTTCTGAGAGTTATATGAAAATACCAatactgctctctctctcacctgtgcacagtcagcagctggttagcttaacTTTGCACAAAGTCTGGAAAAAGCCAGCTTGCCTTGCTCTGTCCAGAGTGAAAACAATCCACCTAACTAGAAGCTTagtaattaacacattatatctctttgttaaaaaaaattatatatatatgttttttgaaTCATTGACTGCAGGAAACTTAAACGTGATGTTTCTCAGGCAAATTCTGGAGTCACACTGAATCTAACAATGTATGCGCATCATGCCATGAGCTCAGATTTGACTACTCTAGGACTCAGAGAAGTGTAATTTTTGCAATCACGTGCCACGGGTTTTTAAGTACCTTAATTGCCTCCATTAGCAGCCTGCAGGCCTTGTAGACGAACTGGCCAAATCAGCATCCGATCCGCCATAActtacttcctgtttacgtTCAGCTGTCCCTTTCACCTTACAAAGCCCGCTAGCCTCACGTCTTTCCCTCCTCCGCCCTCCTGACACTCTGGAAACCTCTTGAGAAGCCGAACATTCTCCTGCAGCTCTTTGTAAATAGAAGACGAACATATTTTTCAACGACCGAGCTCGCTTGTGGAGCAGGTGAAAGGGCAGCGCAGGTGTTCAGTGTGTCATGCACAAGGTCTGTGTGTGAAAAAATAAAGTTATGTCATCCAGCACCAAACACATAATCTAGTAAGGGGAAAATCCTTTGACTGAGGGCCATATTAAAAGTGTACAATGTTGCATCAACACCAGAAAGAAAGCCGGTTGTTTCATAATAGAGGTGCTGCTATTGCTAGAAAAGAAACaacctttaaaatgtgttcttttgttTACTTGGAGTAATGAGGATCAAACTTGCCAATGAATGCATTGAGGGACAATCCTCGAGCAGGAGCAGCTCGGTGTCGCTCTCCCACTCGTCATCCGAGCCGTCCCAGTATCTCCTGCGCTGCCCCGAGGACTGGGACCGGGTGACCACCTTGGCTGACGAGCCGGTAACATCCTTGGACTCCGAGTTAGAGTGTCCAGGAGTGGACTGGAGGACATTCCCCGCGGTCTCTCGTTTGTCCTGCGAGCTTTCCCCCAGAGGTGACACAGTGCCCTGCTCTTCATCGTTGTCGTCATCCTCAAACAAAGAGGATTCAAAGTGCAGGAAGCCGTTAGCGAAGGGGCTGTTGCTATCCAGAGAGAAGGCCGGGCTGGGCGGGCCCGAGAAGAGAGCTTCCGTCTTTTTCTCAGACGCCACGGGATCGCCGCGATTGGCCGCTGGCGCGTCTCTACTTCTAGTTTGGGCCACGGGTTGTTTTTGTCCACCGGTAGAGCCGCCAAAGCTCTCCCCTTTGCTTGTGTTCTGGGTGCCAGAATAATCACTGCCAGTGCAATCAGCCCAGGAGTCCCTCTCCatccccttccccctctccttcttaTTCCCACCCCACTCCCAGCTCCTCTCTGGCTCCCTCATCGGCAGGACCAGGTCCGGCTGGCTCACCATGGTGGTGAGATGTTGCAGCCTCCTGAGAGGACTgtaggtggaagaagaggaaggggagtgGTCTCTTTGTGTGAACCCATAAACGGATGCATGCTTTagggaggaggcggcggcggcagaCATGGTTAGCCCGATCCTGTGGTCATGGCAAGAGTGGGCGGAGAGGTCACGGCTGGGGGTCAAAGGGCAGCTGGACTGATGAGTCTCCCTGCCAGGGCCTGGGTAAGGCCCACTCATGCTGGCATGGTTCCTCCCTGAAACATAAACAGAAAATATTACAGAGTGGAGCCCAAAATCATAAACATTCTGCACATTTGTACTTGCACCAAGGCACGTTGTAGTATACCTGTAGAACACAGCTGtgattttgtttaattttatgaTATGTCCTATAATCCTACATTGATATTCCTACAACAaattacattgttgtttttttgtgcacatCATGTTGCTACAATCTGTCATAACATCACCGCAGCTTGTCTAAAGTTATCCCAGGCAGCCGGTGGCAGAGGtacataaaagaaaatataaaaagggaCACAGCTAAGCCATCAAATCCgtgaaacacaacacaaacctGCCTTCACATgatgtcaaaataaaacgtaaacAGACTCACTGACGACGCGCCGGTCGGCCTAtggtgacatgtttttttttttagtttgatgGAGATTCTGCGCAAACATCGCAACCGCCGCTATAATAAAGCCTCAGAGGAGAATGATCGCGATATGATGGAAATGACATCAAGTAAGATATGAGGTCAGCAGCCTGTAAACTCCCGCTCGTGCATGCaccacgcgcacgcacgcacacacacacacacactaaaaatgCAATGAATGTTGGCACGTCATGTTAAAAACCAACCGTCATACACGCCGGCACTGCAACTGGAAATAAAATGGACCCGTTCGTGCGCgcgcgcttgtgtgtgtgtgtgcgtgcatagaCGCGTGccactgaatgtgtgtgtctgcctgtctgtgtgtgtgtgtgtgtgtgtgtgtgtgcgcgtcgcTCGTTGCTTGCACgaaacaagagacacaaaacggcACAACGCGAGACGACACTAAACAAGTTCACcgacacacactgacaccc from Cyclopterus lumpus isolate fCycLum1 chromosome 14, fCycLum1.pri, whole genome shotgun sequence encodes the following:
- the nsd1b gene encoding histone-lysine N-methyltransferase, H3 lysine-36 specific, which encodes MSGPYPGPGRETHQSSCPLTPSRDLSAHSCHDHRIGLTMSAAAASSLKHASVYGFTQRDHSPSSSSTYSPLRRLQHLTTMVSQPDLVLPMREPERSWEWGGNKKERGKGMERDSWADCTGSDYSGTQNTSKGESFGGSTGGQKQPVAQTRSRDAPAANRGDPVASEKKTEALFSGPPSPAFSLDSNSPFANGFLHFESSLFEDDDNDEEQGTVSPLGESSQDKRETAGNVLQSTPGHSNSESKDVTGSSAKVVTRSQSSGQRRRYWDGSDDEWESDTELLLLEDCPSMHSLNSFKKKSLPLVKFLEGEVIWAKFNRRPWWPCEVTLDPTQGIYHKVKEPSDRPCRLYHVRTFGEPVELTWVEDRATHSFHGGFEFEQLPLLRRRGKQREQNYKYTIAKRFQDSWKSSVAEAESVLQERPKIASFIPSSLDDAFHDSSPPKRENKAHPAFPPATSPTLPETLHITNGSISSPSTTPAKTSTLRKSSGKKKTSKSSKDTSSKNSKKTLHNSPDQSDQDNGECPYSDLDSVPKILCPKALERQSKLAPTQPSVTVVKEVKKQPEIQSGLWFSKSGKDRRPKTSSPVPDRTLFGKVPCKKKNSIVSKKYQIPSASSSSGGPTDQSVLSDKHKTPVPAETNQSPEQYGHLKCKNTPVVDGPFGTTGSSTGQSRLSDKHKTPVPAETNQSPEQYGHLKCKNTPVVDGPLGTTGSPTGQSRLSDKHKTPVPAETNQSPEQYGHLKCKNTPVVDGLLGTTGSSTGQSRLSDKHKTPVPAETNQSPEQYGHLKCKNIPVVDGPLGTTGSSTGQSRLSDKHKTPVPAETNQSPEQYGHLKCKNIPVVDGPFSTTGSPTFQSRLSDKQRSLVTVETGVSSDKCGYAKVRQTVSNTVDIVTGSTSDQLGCSDVKKDLEPSPVSFMNQSRLSVKKVSQTQHSDFMADKKVCVIDRISDKAEENESNKNTVSTVNVDTTDLLASLDKQTSLVSKCRLPFVKLIRKDIKGRKFLNSRVTISPEDQPRCTKNEKTPDTTVTKMSSKPSDWVDGKARVSIDQTDGSESTKVSVKKLKASGGTAILRLSSESRQGKTIVASEVASVSELRIPETVNVSPSNVTYSSSNQSEQSECKKTPASKATSMSSEQLGSSEQNSTRTTPPPSHLHGNLACRKAPVHEGLCSAKSKKTVHKSKQVLDEVNKVLLQEQPAHLPASSRLMTRALKAMQEADQKKQEKAQKEAEQQKLLNPDRKAEEHVCNSAHNSKLDFFSKMKSLKSLNNNGECDQDIFSSCSTPASTLSDSDVGVKSEDEDLSISSTPPMDFIPLTSRVKAKKEDLSSSIHSLSSPSSPFSFMNAFKNVEEVSFQSLTNGGDGKPISFKPDTNYKFSTFLMMLKDLHDTREREGTPLELEIGPPSAHVKKEPLVMPGEATPAGQDQQIEHSNKNLYLSPDQIVIKHNEKSTSQMSKRPYNRRGSTTTVKKKANRKVPCRPARSGPGFPGLESLPAMDSSSGVDCSSRVQSLLGIQTSCWNRQAVGGEGVVGEEMEEDGWGKVNENLQNMVPLEQRGCDTMLCLEQPNGLDADCTETNTSLMHNAGEGDKAPKAHKRIRKPSKRLIEWTEEYDQIFSTRKKTKKPLQLIGKDNQPILAMSEPPESDNSAHDQPSVNSLPEIQTPPPEDIAAAAAPSELQIPGTENTSPQEAPVLSVDTLTPPPESDVSLSEGPVKRKEGKVPVLEKKRKRKPTQKILEYCIEAEASTVPKKKVKTVKNNTNPDPQSDAGPPSLISKSNKQLVASSSTPTPTEASACVPADAPPGSPGPSSPAPSEPAHVETASEDVDAPQAEDKRDTAESEGDLSSLDQSFSSMKDYLSLCDDTLLPSRKIIGDRGGPASMKENICQVCEKTGELLLCEGQCCGAFHLHCISLAEAPKGKFVCPECKSGVHTCFVCKKRSEDVRRCMIPVCGKFYHGECIANFAPTAPVNRGFRCSIHVCLTCFITNPNSSSIAKGRLVRCVRCPVAYHATDLCMAAGCVVLSNNSIICPNHFTPRRGVKNHEHVNVSWCFVCTEGGSLLCCESCPAAFHRECLKMEMPKGSWYCNDCKAGKKPRFKDILWVKVGRYRWWPAEVSHPKTIPENIQRMKHDVGEFPVHFFGSNDYLWTYQARVFPYMDVDANSKEKMGKGVDATYKKALEEAAVRFRELQAEKELRQLQEDRKNDRKPPPYKHIKVNRPIGKVQIFTADLSEIPRCNCKATDESPCGMDSECINRMLLYECHPQVCPAGERCLNQAFSKRQYSQVEIFRTLSRGWGLRCGHDIKKGQFVSEYVGEVIDEEECRSRIRHAQENDICNFYMLTLDKDRIIDAGPKGNEARFMNHCCQPNCETQKWTVSGDTRVGLFSLVDVAAGTELTFNYNLECLGNGKTVCKCGAPNCSGFLGVRPKNNPPPSDDKGRKMKGRGHGKRKKKVVVAKEREDECFSCGDGGQMVSCKRPGCPKVYHADCLNLTKRPAGRWECPWHQCDICNKDAASFCEMCPSSYCNQHREGLLFISKLDGKLCCSEHDPCGPDPLEPGEIREYPPEPRALTAGLGMAVIPSAASNTTTSQKPTARKLQEIGAAGGGGGGIPRPSESLPAFSIPVPITIPVAAPASSPPPCSSDAPSSPPVYDLPHYSPISSYEEERDVLEEEEEEEEEEEDEEGLLEEVEEESEEEEEGEVGRQASVSHEEDGEAVLEYVEIKEDDDDDDDDDDDDEEDEEEDNEDDEEEDDDDEDD